TTGAATCAGGGCTCCACAGGGAACACAGGCCCGGAAAGAACCTTTCATCAGGATGCCTGGCGGGACCCTGAGGGCTTCAGGGGGGAAAACATCCAGCCAGTTCTGGCGAAGATGCACCACCGTTTGTGTGGTTTCCGGGTCCAGACGAAGCATGACGGCATAAACCACAGTTTCACTCATTCTTGGGCTCCTCACTGACGATGCAGTTGCGGCCACGCCTCTTGGCCTCATACAGGTGTTCGTCTGCCTGCATCAGCACCTGATCGATGCTGGCCAGCCGGGTGTTGGAGCAGATGCCAAAACTCATGGTGATGTTGCGGTCTGGCATCAGGTCCTTCCAGAGATGGATTTTCAGTTTGTGCTGGATGCGCAAGCAGGCCGTGTAAGCCCCTGCAGCGTCTGCTCCGGGCAGCAGCAGGACGAATTCCTCACCACCATAGCGGGCCACCAGATCGCTGCCTCTGCGGTCCTCTTGCAGGAGGTCGGCCACCCTTTTGAGCACCAGATCCCCAACTTTGTGGGAGTAGGTGTCATTGACACTCTTGAAGTGGTCGATGTCCATCAGCACCACACTGAAGTGCTCCATGGTGCGCCTCACCCGGGCAAATTCCCGCTCAAACTGAGAAAAGAACAGGCGTCTGTTGGGAAGACCGGTGAGGGGATCGGTGTTGGCAAGGTGCTCAAACTCCTCTGCCTGCTTTTCCAGACGTTCGTAAAGGCGCTGGCGTTCTTCGTGCAGGGCGGAGAGCTTCTGGTAGGCACTTTCAAGCTCCAGACGCAGGGACTTCTGGAAATCGCTGTTCTGCTGGTGCTGCCTGAGTTCCTGTTGCAGCAAAATGGGCTCATGGGGGTCTGCTGTGTCCTGCAAGGCCCGCTCAGAAGTCACGTAAGCTTCGAGGTGGTTCAGCACCTCCTCACGGCTGAGTGTTCGCACGTTCATCATCATCCAGTGGGCCTGGGCGGCCAGTCTGGGCATCTGGTGGGTGACGGCCAGATCGATGGCTTCTTCCAGGACCTGCTGGGCGTAACGGTAACGGGGAATGTTGACAGCCACCTTGGCGATGTTGATGCGCTGCTGGATCTGGCCGTGCAGGTTGCCACTCTGCTCAAAGAGGCGAATGTTCTCTTCATAGCAGGGAATGGCCAGTTGGGGCTGTGCCGTCCAGGTGCTCACACCAGCAATGCCGTTGAGGATCTCCACCCGCTGCTGGATGTTCTGTGGGGTGTCTGGCACCAGCTCAAGGGCCTGCTGAAAGAGACCCATCCCGTGTGAGTAGCGCTTCACAGAGCACATCACGTCCCCGAGCTGTTTGAGCACTCTGGCTTTCTCCAGATCATTCAGGCGGGCCAGACCTTCAAACACCTGCTGAAAGTCCTCCAGTGAGGATTGGAGCAGCAATGTGGAGCACACATCCAGCAGCAAGGGCAGGTAACGCTCATCCTGATGGGACATGGACTGGATGAGGGTCATCTGACGGGTCCGGGCCGCATCATATCCTCCGAGGGCCTGCAGGATTTCAATGGCCTTGATCTGGAAGGGGTAGGTCTCCGTGGTGTCAGATTGCTGCTCGGCTTTTTCCAGTGCCTCCAGTGCTTCTGTGGTCCGCAACAACTGGTGCAAGATGCTGGCTTTCAAAAGCCATCCTTGCACGTTCAGATGGGCATCAGGCACTGTGCAGAGAATCTGCAGCGCTTCCTGAGGTGAACCCAGTTCCTGCAAAAGCTGTGCCTGCTGCAGTTCGGTCTGGAAAGCAGTGGTTTCTGGGGGAAATGTCCCATCGGAAGGCAGCATGATGGGTTCACTTTAGAGGGGGCGAGGTCACCAAAATCTTACCCACCCTTGAAAGAATTGTGGGGGATTTCAGCTCTGGCTCAGCTTTGTGGTGAACCCCAGTGCACTGCGTCATGGTCCTTTTGAATGCTGATCAGCAAGCCTGCCGAGAGTTCCCAGAGACGCTCAATCTTCAGAGCCAGCAGTGGGATGACAGGGGCATTGCCCAGCAGCACCTCCTGGAGGTCGTCCAGGGTGTATTCCAGCTGCACAGCAAGTTCCTCCACGGTGATGCCCCTGCATTCGCATTCGAATTTCAGGATCAGACCGGGGTGCACTGGCTGTTCAGGGATGGGCAGGACTTCTTTCAACAGATCCTCACGCTTTCTCTGCCGACAGTATAGATCAGGGTGTATGCTGGCACACCAAGTAAATTCGTTACAGATCTGTGACAAAATCCATTGGTGACTTTGGGCGGGCGATGGCCCATGTCGGAGATTGAATTCAGACACCATATTGTTTATTATGCTTTAAACATAATACGAGGTCCCATGAGCCAACTGTTGACCCTGATTGATGAAACCACCACTGGCAAAAAAACCACTGTCTGCACCCTGACGTTTCCTGAAACCCATGTGACAGCAAGAGAAATCCTGCGCAGACGCATTTATGCGGAAGTGACCGAACACAACAACCAAAGCAGCAGATCGTTTCAGGGCCTGGTCTGGCCTGGTGGTGACCCTGCTCAGTGCACTGCAGGACATGCAACCCCTCCTCTGGACTGGGAAAAACAGTTCAAGACCGCCCAGCAGGCCTTCCAGATGTTCCAGTTCATCATGCTGGTTCAGGACAGACAGATTGAGAACCTTGAGGAAGAAATCCACCTGAAACCAGATGAAACACTCGAAATCCACTTCCTGAAACTGGTCCCACTGGTGGGTGGATAGGTATGGCTTTTCCAGACGCTTCAGAACGCATCCTTCAAATCCTGAACAACAACAGTCCGTCTCAAAATGCTGAAACCCGAGCCCTGCAGGACCACCTCTACACCTTCATGACTTCAGCACCATTTGACCAGGAGGCTTTCAAACCCCTTCTGGAAGTGATACCCCAGGCCAGAGCAGGACTGGCAGACCACCGCAAATGGTTGCAGAAAGCCCTGGACGCACTGAATGCCCACCAGCATGTGCTGCCTCTGGAAATTGCAGCCCGCGCAAGGGTCCTGAAATGGACCCTTGAAGCACAGCACCTGACGTACCCCTCGGCCACAGTGGCCTTGCGCAAGTACATCGAGTTATCGCAGGCCAGAGCCGAATCTACAGCTACAGAAATTCAGCGGATGCTTCCCCACCTGTCTGCAGAAATGCAGGTCTACGCACAGGAATTGCGGGATGGCACCTCCGAACTGGATGAACTGGCAGAATTCCCTCAAGATCCAGATCCTGCAACCCGGGCACTGGCCGCCTTGCAACAACTGACTGTCTTTGAGAAGTGGACCTATCTGTTGGACCACAGCGTGCGGGGAACATCGCTTCTGGAGCGCATTCACCAGCAACCTGTGGAGTTCCGGCGCATGGTTCTGATGACTGCTTTCACCCACCCTGCTGCACCCGCAGTTCACACCTACACCCTGGACCGTCTCTTGCAGCAGGAACAACCCCTGGACCCTGAATTGATCCAGGTGATTTTTGAATGGGCAGGAAAATGGCATTCCATGTGGTTCCATGATCCTCTTTTCAAGTCCATCAGCCTTCTGGCAAAATCAGCTCTCGAAGCAGGAACCCTTCCAGAAACCACTGCAGCCATGCTCAGACGCACTGCTGCAGTTTATGCAGCCAGCAAAGAGGCCCAGCAAGCCCTGAATTGGCTCCCCACTTCACATCCCAATGCTGGG
This sequence is a window from Deinococcus cellulosilyticus NBRC 106333 = KACC 11606. Protein-coding genes within it:
- a CDS encoding tetratricopeptide repeat-containing diguanylate cyclase is translated as MLPSDGTFPPETTAFQTELQQAQLLQELGSPQEALQILCTVPDAHLNVQGWLLKASILHQLLRTTEALEALEKAEQQSDTTETYPFQIKAIEILQALGGYDAARTRQMTLIQSMSHQDERYLPLLLDVCSTLLLQSSLEDFQQVFEGLARLNDLEKARVLKQLGDVMCSVKRYSHGMGLFQQALELVPDTPQNIQQRVEILNGIAGVSTWTAQPQLAIPCYEENIRLFEQSGNLHGQIQQRINIAKVAVNIPRYRYAQQVLEEAIDLAVTHQMPRLAAQAHWMMMNVRTLSREEVLNHLEAYVTSERALQDTADPHEPILLQQELRQHQQNSDFQKSLRLELESAYQKLSALHEERQRLYERLEKQAEEFEHLANTDPLTGLPNRRLFFSQFEREFARVRRTMEHFSVVLMDIDHFKSVNDTYSHKVGDLVLKRVADLLQEDRRGSDLVARYGGEEFVLLLPGADAAGAYTACLRIQHKLKIHLWKDLMPDRNITMSFGICSNTRLASIDQVLMQADEHLYEAKRRGRNCIVSEEPKNE
- a CDS encoding helix-turn-helix transcriptional regulator; the encoded protein is MKEVLPIPEQPVHPGLILKFECECRGITVEELAVQLEYTLDDLQEVLLGNAPVIPLLALKIERLWELSAGLLISIQKDHDAVHWGSPQS